One genomic segment of Pandoraea sputorum includes these proteins:
- a CDS encoding putative porin, with the protein MKALERMTDGGARRGAPRRAAGTAGAVALALALLGTAGLAQAQAQAAPQDTAMVKLIRGLIKSGAIDKATGEALLAQAETEAYAASQAAQKSAAAAPAGAAVAGAVAGAGFAAEPGDVRIPYISQTTRDQIRDEVKNEVMAQAKSEGWAAPNETPEWTKRIHIEGDFRLRNESRFYSSSNTNTQIDWAQINKGNGFDVNSNTNLALPPLLNTTQNRTNQFRARARFGIFADVSEQVKAGVRLASSNDDSPVSTNSTLGGGLNKKSVWLDQMWMSYQPFTWMKVTGGRFAPPYVTSDMLFSSDLNIDGIAAQFNKALPTNPNVELFGSLGFIPLEYSGDNSPSNSQSKMSSQTKWMLGTQFGANWKLDSKNSFRGTVGYFDFRNITGQLSSPCALYAGQTSCDSDWSRPAFMQKGNTLMLLRNIALNPLDPANTAQPQYVGYASKFQLLDLSARWDTVLAGRYPLRFDVNYIRNLAYNEGEMWARSNGGIVNNFAAGSATRANFKSGPNAYMFQATFGKPVMAARGDWNVLFGYKRIEPDAVPDAYNDSTFHGGGTNAKGYYLGGSYAFDKNAWITGRWLSTKEVYGQPLSIDTLQIEVNARF; encoded by the coding sequence ATGAAAGCACTGGAACGTATGACTGACGGGGGCGCGCGCCGAGGGGCACCCCGTCGCGCCGCCGGTACGGCGGGCGCCGTCGCACTGGCGCTCGCCCTGCTGGGCACCGCGGGACTCGCGCAGGCGCAAGCCCAGGCCGCACCGCAAGACACCGCAATGGTCAAGCTCATTCGCGGCCTGATCAAGAGCGGCGCGATCGACAAGGCCACCGGCGAAGCGCTGCTCGCGCAGGCCGAGACCGAAGCGTATGCGGCGTCGCAAGCGGCGCAGAAGTCCGCCGCAGCCGCCCCGGCGGGCGCTGCCGTGGCAGGTGCCGTAGCCGGTGCCGGTTTTGCCGCCGAGCCTGGCGACGTGCGCATTCCGTACATCTCCCAGACCACGCGCGACCAGATTCGCGACGAGGTGAAGAACGAAGTCATGGCGCAAGCCAAGTCCGAAGGCTGGGCCGCCCCGAACGAAACGCCGGAGTGGACCAAGCGCATTCACATCGAGGGCGACTTCCGTCTGCGTAACGAATCGCGCTTCTACTCCAGCAGCAACACGAACACGCAGATCGACTGGGCGCAGATCAACAAGGGCAATGGCTTCGACGTCAACTCGAACACCAACCTCGCGCTCCCGCCGCTGCTCAACACCACGCAGAACCGCACCAATCAGTTCCGTGCGCGCGCACGCTTCGGCATCTTCGCCGACGTGTCCGAGCAGGTGAAGGCCGGTGTGCGTCTGGCGAGCAGCAACGACGACAGCCCGGTCTCCACCAACAGCACGCTGGGCGGTGGTCTGAACAAGAAGAGCGTCTGGCTCGATCAGATGTGGATGTCGTACCAGCCGTTCACATGGATGAAGGTGACAGGCGGTCGCTTCGCACCCCCGTACGTCACGAGCGACATGCTGTTCTCGAGCGACCTGAACATCGACGGCATCGCCGCACAGTTCAACAAGGCGCTGCCGACGAACCCGAACGTCGAACTGTTCGGCTCGCTGGGCTTCATCCCGCTGGAATACTCGGGCGACAACTCGCCGTCGAACAGCCAGAGCAAGATGTCGAGTCAGACGAAGTGGATGCTCGGCACGCAGTTCGGCGCGAACTGGAAGCTCGACTCGAAGAACAGCTTCCGTGGCACGGTCGGCTACTTCGACTTCCGCAACATTACGGGGCAGCTGTCGTCGCCGTGTGCGCTGTACGCGGGTCAGACGAGCTGCGATTCGGACTGGTCGCGCCCGGCGTTCATGCAAAAGGGCAACACGCTCATGCTGCTGCGTAACATCGCGCTCAATCCGCTCGATCCGGCCAACACCGCGCAGCCGCAGTACGTCGGCTACGCCTCGAAGTTCCAGTTGCTCGATCTGTCGGCGCGCTGGGATACGGTGCTCGCAGGTCGCTACCCGCTGCGCTTCGACGTGAATTACATCCGCAACCTGGCCTACAACGAGGGCGAGATGTGGGCGCGCTCGAACGGCGGCATCGTGAACAACTTCGCGGCGGGCTCAGCCACGCGCGCGAACTTCAAGAGCGGTCCGAACGCGTACATGTTCCAGGCGACCTTCGGTAAGCCGGTCATGGCTGCGCGCGGCGACTGGAACGTGCTGTTCGGCTACAAGCGTATCGAGCCGGATGCTGTGCCCGATGCATACAACGATTCGACGTTCCACGGTGGCGGTACGAACGCGAAGGGGTACTACCTGGGCGGTTCGTACGCATTCGACAAGAACGCCTGGATCACGGGCCGCTGGTTGTCGACGAAGGAAGTCTACGGTCAGCCGTTGTCGATCGACACGCTGCAAATCGAAGTCAACGCGCGATTCTAA
- a CDS encoding YbjN domain-containing protein, translating into MNEENTMQQDNHDAAQAAVPATSSESSPLDVITFMTSAQVADAIRAAGCAVSVQQDDLVTRLHSASHGIGYQVHWGNQAGVDQYLDLTLSCPLRIQGGDLPEGLINEWHRSRRFARVAAHGEFLVLEMDVFVAGGVTSEFLRFSMRLWVEMMGQFFLHLRNFTQQVAGQTAAPRDDLATPGDALAGVDAAEPQAPMTLN; encoded by the coding sequence ATGAACGAAGAGAACACGATGCAACAAGACAACCACGACGCAGCACAAGCGGCCGTGCCGGCGACGTCAAGCGAGTCGTCACCGCTGGACGTCATCACCTTCATGACGTCGGCACAGGTGGCCGACGCGATTCGTGCCGCCGGTTGCGCCGTCTCGGTTCAGCAAGACGATCTGGTGACGCGTCTGCACAGCGCCAGCCACGGCATCGGTTACCAGGTGCACTGGGGCAATCAGGCTGGCGTCGATCAGTATCTGGATCTCACGCTGAGCTGCCCGCTGCGCATTCAGGGCGGCGATCTGCCTGAAGGACTCATCAACGAATGGCATCGCTCGCGCCGCTTCGCGCGCGTGGCCGCGCACGGCGAATTCCTCGTGTTGGAGATGGACGTGTTCGTCGCGGGCGGCGTCACGTCGGAATTCCTGCGCTTCTCGATGCGTCTGTGGGTCGAAATGATGGGACAGTTTTTCCTGCATTTGCGCAACTTTACGCAGCAGGTGGCCGGTCAGACCGCCGCGCCGCGTGACGACCTGGCAACGCCGGGCGACGCCCTCGCCGGTGTCGATGCCGCAGAGCCGCAGGCACCGATGACGCTCAACTGA
- a CDS encoding STN domain-containing protein, with the protein MRKSPAGVSWLAGVLALGWLACLLFGPAAIARTDAREAQSFDIPELPLKDALARFDTLTRMSVFYPSSLVEGRRSHAVSGIRAPHEALDEMLSGTGVTAERTAEDAFVLAPVNSPVSHDSSRGEANVAGSYLATLQSVVLRALCAQPSLSPGDNRLAMTVQVGANARVSRVRLLDTTGDARRDTTIVQRLQGLDVGRAPSDTTRPFVILLLPTGCRTGHVACVQSPCQAMTEH; encoded by the coding sequence ATGCGTAAATCGCCCGCCGGGGTGAGTTGGCTGGCTGGCGTATTAGCGCTCGGGTGGCTCGCGTGTCTGCTGTTCGGTCCGGCCGCCATTGCCCGGACGGATGCGCGTGAAGCGCAGTCGTTCGATATCCCGGAGCTCCCCTTGAAGGACGCGCTCGCCCGCTTCGACACGCTCACGCGTATGTCTGTCTTTTACCCGTCGTCGCTGGTGGAAGGCCGTCGTTCGCATGCCGTGTCCGGTATCCGCGCCCCGCATGAGGCGCTTGACGAGATGCTCTCCGGCACCGGTGTGACGGCGGAGCGCACGGCGGAGGACGCATTCGTGCTGGCGCCGGTGAATTCGCCGGTCTCGCACGATTCGTCGCGTGGTGAGGCGAACGTTGCCGGGAGCTACCTTGCAACGTTGCAAAGCGTTGTGCTGCGCGCACTCTGTGCACAGCCGTCGCTTTCGCCCGGCGACAATCGTCTGGCCATGACGGTGCAGGTCGGTGCGAATGCGCGGGTCAGCCGGGTGCGTCTGCTCGATACCACGGGCGATGCCCGTCGGGACACGACCATCGTGCAACGGTTGCAGGGACTCGACGTCGGCAGGGCGCCATCGGATACGACGCGCCCGTTCGTCATCCTGCTGTTGCCCACTGGGTGCCGCACAGGGCATGTTGCGTGCGTGCAATCGCCGTGTCAGGCGATGACGGAGCATTAG
- a CDS encoding RNA polymerase sigma factor, with the protein MVDTPRAFLRDLLAQRYEDLKRKLTWRLGSAELASDALHDTWVHLDDRADRQSDVKSPGAYLMRIAMNMAFDRVQRERRYMSDDEIDALMTEFVDPTPGPAQTIEARDDIATLERLLADLPPRRRAIFIAVRVHEMSNEDVARRFGVSPRLVGLELKRAHEYCVAHMPRSE; encoded by the coding sequence ATGGTCGACACGCCGCGCGCCTTCCTGCGTGACCTGCTCGCGCAGCGTTACGAAGATCTCAAACGCAAACTGACCTGGCGGCTGGGTTCGGCCGAACTGGCGAGCGACGCCCTGCACGATACATGGGTGCATCTCGACGACCGTGCCGACCGCCAGAGCGACGTGAAGAGTCCGGGCGCCTATCTCATGCGCATCGCCATGAATATGGCGTTCGACCGTGTACAGCGCGAGCGTCGTTACATGAGCGACGACGAAATCGATGCGCTCATGACCGAGTTCGTCGATCCGACACCGGGGCCTGCACAGACCATCGAAGCGCGCGACGATATCGCGACGCTCGAACGTCTGCTGGCCGATCTGCCGCCGCGCCGCCGCGCGATCTTCATTGCGGTGCGCGTCCATGAAATGTCGAACGAAGATGTGGCGCGCCGCTTCGGCGTGTCGCCGCGTCTCGTCGGTCTTGAGCTCAAGCGTGCGCACGAATACTGCGTGGCGCATATGCCGAGGTCCGAATGA
- a CDS encoding FecR family protein: MMSRPDTPLPHKRRLDATERQAMSWVRRMASGEMTHADGDALREWARRDPKHAQALANAQRQWKQLTQAAQQSAAADAAVAACPAPSRKAKTKTKAKTGRETGRGFDPRRRWVLAGTAGAFATAAGVAVIGAPLGLLPSAASIHADYSTGTGEQRTVALAGDVSVEMNTRTSVALRTGGAASGTPGIDLLSGEAAVDTTLASRPFEIVAGAGRTVAHHARVEVRNVADKVCVTCIEGAADVVHTAGRVTLRARQQLVYDARSLQSLVNVDANAMPEWRDGYLRFAEVPLGDVIDEINRYRPGKVVLLNDKIAARPVTGRFAIRSLDVALGQIEHSLSLSVRTLPGGIVLLG; the protein is encoded by the coding sequence ATGATGTCCCGACCCGATACCCCGTTGCCGCACAAGCGGCGTCTCGATGCCACCGAGCGGCAGGCGATGAGCTGGGTGCGACGCATGGCGTCCGGCGAGATGACGCACGCCGACGGCGACGCGCTGCGCGAGTGGGCGCGGCGCGATCCGAAGCACGCGCAGGCGCTGGCAAACGCACAGCGTCAGTGGAAGCAACTCACGCAGGCGGCGCAGCAATCGGCGGCTGCCGATGCGGCGGTTGCTGCGTGCCCGGCCCCGTCGCGCAAAGCAAAGACGAAAACGAAGGCAAAGACCGGGCGAGAGACCGGACGCGGCTTCGACCCGCGTCGCCGCTGGGTGCTTGCGGGCACGGCAGGCGCATTTGCGACGGCCGCGGGTGTAGCCGTCATCGGCGCGCCGCTTGGGCTGCTGCCCAGTGCTGCATCCATACACGCCGACTACAGCACGGGAACCGGCGAGCAGCGCACCGTCGCGCTGGCAGGCGATGTCTCCGTTGAAATGAATACGCGTACGAGCGTGGCGCTTCGTACTGGGGGCGCTGCGTCCGGCACGCCGGGCATCGACCTGTTGAGCGGCGAAGCCGCTGTAGACACCACGCTGGCGTCGCGCCCGTTCGAAATCGTGGCGGGCGCGGGACGCACGGTTGCGCACCACGCGCGTGTCGAAGTGCGCAACGTGGCCGACAAGGTCTGCGTGACCTGCATCGAGGGCGCGGCGGACGTGGTGCACACGGCCGGGCGTGTCACATTGCGTGCGCGTCAGCAACTTGTCTATGACGCGCGCAGTCTGCAATCGCTGGTCAATGTCGACGCCAACGCCATGCCCGAATGGCGCGACGGCTATCTGCGCTTTGCCGAGGTGCCGTTGGGTGATGTGATCGACGAGATCAACCGTTACCGTCCGGGGAAAGTCGTACTTCTGAACGACAAGATCGCCGCGCGTCCGGTGACCGGACGCTTTGCGATCCGCTCACTCGATGTGGCGCTCGGCCAGATCGAACATTCACTCAGTCTGTCGGTGCGCACGCTGCCCGGTGGCATCGTGTTGCTCGGCTAA